AGTCCAGGTCGGCGTCGAGGTGGAACGAGTGCAGCAGCTCGTCGGTGAGGATCTGCTCTTCCGGCTGGGTGCCGTTGAGCGCCGCCTTGAGCTGGCCCCACACCTCGGTCCTGATTTCCTCGGGCGTGCAGTCCTTGGCGCGCTTGGGCACGAAGGTGCCGGGGGTGTCCCAGTCGGAGATGTCGATGGAGAGCAGCCCGCCCACCTGCCCGTCACCGAACTGGCGCCGGAACAGGCCGAGGTCGTGCCAGAACTGTGGCTGGGAGATGGACGTCAGCGCCCAGGGGGAGTCCGGATAGAAGGTGTGTCCCCGGACGAGGGGCACGTCCTCGTAGAGGAAGAACTGGGCGCCGACCATCCACGACACCAGCTGCTCCACGTCGGCGGCGCGCAGCCGGGCCAGCGCCGGGTCCAGCCCGGCAAGCTCGGGGCTGATGAGGGCCTGGGCCGCGTCGATGGGCACCGCGAGCACGTACTGGTCCGCGCTGCGCGCGTGGCCGTCGTCGAAGCGCACCTGGGAGATGCGCCCGCCCGCGACGTCGAAGCCGGCGCAGCGGACGCCGCCGTGCAGGTGGACGCCCAGGCCGCGCAGATGGGTGACCCAGGGCTCGAGCCACATCTGGCTGGTCGGTCCGCCCATCGTCCGATCGTTGCTCACCCCCGTCGTGGCGTAGTCGAGCAGGAGCTGCACCGAAACGGTCCCAATCGTCCGCGCCGAGCCGTGGTGCGGGTCCATCGCGACCATGGTGCGCGGCACCGCGCGGAGCTGGCGCTGCAACTGCGGCGAGTAGAGGTCGCCATGGAGGTAGTCCCACCAGGAGAGCCGCTCGTACTCACCGAGCCGGCGCTCGTCACACGACGACAGGAACTGGAGGAACCGCAGGCCGAACAGGCTGACGTCGGCCTTGTCGAAGTCGAACTCCTGGAAGAACAGCTCGAGCGCCTCCAGCACGTCGTAGGGCTTGTCGAGGCGCCGGCGGTAGAAGCGGTGCCAGGTCGTCTCGTCTATCAAGGCCACCGCGCTCTCGGTGGTGGGCCTGAGGTGCTGCTCGACATTGCGCGCGGGCTCACCGGGCACCGGCGTCCGGCGCATCTGGTCGATGACGTGGCGGTAGAAGCGAGGGTAGAAGCGGAAGCCGTGCTCGCCCGGCAGGTCCCGGCGGCCTCCGGTGCCGGTGCCCGCCACCGGCTGGGAGCGCGCCTTGCCGCCCCACGTCGCGCGTGACTCGTAGACGTGGACCTCGAAGTCGCGCTCCGCCAGCTCATGGGCGACGGTGAGTCCGGCGACTCCTCCCCCGATGACGATGACGCTGGCCATGCCGCACCTCCGTGGCTTCCCCTAGCGATGGAGACGCGCAGGGACGGAAGCAACGTGCGAGGGGGCTGCCCGTGCTGGGGCACCTGGCGCTTCCCAGGCTGGCCCTACGGGGTCGCGGGCTCTTGAAAAGAAGTGAGCCCGATCAGGTTGTCCTCCTGACCGGGCTCGGGGTGCTGCCATGGATGAGGCCCGCACGTTTGAAGTTCCCGCCTCAGTCTAGACCTCGCGTCCTGCGATTGAACGACCGCCGCGCAAGCGGGATGGAGCGGCGGGCTGGAATTGCACCAGCATCTCGAGGAGGGGGGTGGGAACGGTTGATCGGGCCTGCGACAGCGAATGCTGAGTCTGGAGTGAGAATCTGAAGCTGGGGTGCCTCGCGGTCTCTTGTTGTCGCTTGCCTCTACCAGTTGGGCTACCCCGCCGCACGGTGGGTGGTGGCGGGGGCAGGCTTCGAACCTGCACTGACGGCGACCCGAGAACGCTCAGCGTGAGTCTGCTGCTGAGTTTGAGCTTGTACTCCGAAAGGACTGCGGCCCGAGTCTAGCTGAAGAGGTAGCCGAGGAGAACCTCGCCGGCCTTCAGCTCCTCCGCCTCCACGGCGTTGGCCTCTTCACGGGCGAACTTGACTGCCTGCTGCAGCTTCTCGACGCGCTCCAGCATGTCGTTGACGCGGGTGGCGGGCAGGGCGCCGGAGAACTTCACGGTCTTCCAGTAACCGACCACGATGTCCTCGTAATACACCTCCACCTGGGCGGGGTGCTTCTCGGTGGCCTCGGACTTCACGTGGTTGCGCGGGACCTTCTTCGTCTTCGCCGTCTGCACCGGCTCGGTGGCCCACAGGCCCTGCGCCGGGTCCGGCACCCAGCTCTCCGAGGGGTCCAGCGTGGGGAGCTTCTTCACGAAGGTGTGAAGGTCCACCAGCTGCTTCTCCAGGAAGAGCAGGTACGTCGCGGGCACACCCTTGAGCAGGACCTTGCCGTCCACGCGCACGTCCGCCTTGGCGTGGCAGTTGGTGAGGTCCTTGGTGGCGGTGACGTCGAAGAGGCGGGTGAGGATCTCCTTCGTCTTCTTCAGCACGTCGTCGGTGCGCACCTGCACGCGCGTGGACTCGGGGGGAAAGCGCTCACCCTCCTCGTCGCGGGGCTGATAGGTGCGGGAGAGGCCGGCGAGCAGCTGCGGCTTCTGGAGGTCGTGGTGCGCCTGCGTCAGCTCCTGCTGGGAGCGGTTCTTGACGCCCTTCTCGACGGCGATGATCTGGTTCAGCTTGGCCATGATGGGTCTTCTATCGTTTTTCGTTTGATTTGCGTCAGCTGACGTTTCCAACCGCCGCGACCTGACGCGCTGGCGCCCCGGGGAGTGCGGGCTGCATCCCGCCCGGCGCAGCGACCGTCCGCCTCCCGGTCACGACCGCTCGCCCGGACCGCCGGGCGCCTGGCAAGGGGGGGAGGGCAAGAGGGGGCCTGTCATCGTAGCCTCTGTCCCGTGATTCCCGGAGAGCTCACCACGGCCCCTGACGACGTCCGCCCGCGCGCGCATGCGCTGGCGGCGCTCACGGCCAATGGCGCCCTGGTCGTGGGGCTCGCCGCGCTGTTCGCGCCGACGTTCCGCTGGCTCGCGGGCCTGCTCACCCACGAGCTGCGCACGAGCACCCTGCTGTTCCTGTTCGTGGCCCTCGTGCTCGTGTCGCGGGCGCCCCGGGGGCTGCACCGCGGCTTCCTGCGGGCACCCCGCGTGGACCGGCTCCCGGTGGTGCTGCTCGTGGGGGCCAGCGCGCTCCAGGTGCTTGTCCGGAGGTTCCTGGACGTGGACCTCATGTCCACGGCCCTGCTGCTGGTGGCGCTGTACGGGCTCGCCGGGTTCTACCTGCCCGGACACCTCTGGCGGCGCGCCGCGTCCGGGGTGGCGCTGCTCGTCGGGGTGCTGCCCTTCGGCCACCACCTGGAGGCGTACCTGGGGTTCCCGGCCCGGCTCGTGGCCGCGCGCATTGCCTCCGGGCTCCTGGGCTCGCTGGGAGTCGCGAACTCCGGCAGCGAGAGCATCCTCGTCATGGAGAACGGGCTGGCCTCCGTCGACCTGCCCTGCGCGGGCATGAAGAGCCTGTGGGTAGGGGCGCTGCTCACCCTGGCGCTCGTCGCCGTCCAGGGGCGCCGCCTCGGCTGGCGGCTCGCGGCCGTGCTGGCGGCGCAGGCCAGCGCGATGCTCGGGGCCAACGCGGTGCGTGTGACGGCCTTGTCGCTGGTGGCGGTGGCCGCGGGCCGGCCCGACCTGGCCTCGCTCATCCACACGCCCCTGGGCCTCTTCGGGTTCCTCCTGGTCGCGGGCGCCGCCGCCTGGGCCACCGTACGGTGGGTGCCCCAGGCCACCATGCGGCCCGCCATGGACGAGGCGCCCGTGCGCGCGTCGCTCGTGCCGCCGCTCCTGCTGGCCTCGGTGCTGGGACTCCTCACCGCCGTGTCCTCGAGACGGCCGCTCCCGCCCCCCGTGCCCGCGCCGCTGCGCTTCACCCTTCCAGCGGCATTCGCCGCGGTGCCCGCCACCCTCAGTGCGGCGGAGATGGACCTCTTCGGCCGCCATGGCGCGGCCGGCGCGCGGAAGGTCTTCTTCACCTGGGCGGGCCGCCGCGGCTCGCTCCTGCTGGTGCCCGCGACCTCCTGGCGCGCGCACCACCCGGCGGCGCAGTGCCTGGCGGCGAGCGGCGTCACGCTCCACGCCATCGACACGCGGAAGCTCGGCGAGGGCTTTGCCGTGCAGCACATGGAGCTGGGGCCCGTGCCTGGCGCGGCGGTGACGTGGTTCCAGCAGGGGGAGCGGACGGTGGCGACGCTCGCCGAGAGAATCCTGGCAGGACCCTTCGGCGATGACGCGCCGTGGGTGATGGCGACCGTGGTGCTCGAGGGAGCATCGGGGGCGCCGCTGGTGGACGCAGCAACCGAAGTCCGGGCCGCCGTGGGGCGCGCCTTCGAGGGGGTGCCGTGATGCAGCGGTGGGTGAAGTTTTTTGGGCATGGGCTGTTCTGGTCCTGGAACCTGCTCTTCGTGCTGGTCCTCCTGGCCGGGTTCCTGCCCCTGGTGGGCCCATGGGTGGTGGAGGGCTTCGTCGAGGACCAGCTCCCGTGGGACTTCGTCGCCTTCTCGGTGCTGCTGCTGGCCGTCCCACCCGCGACGCTGGTGCTGGCCTTCGGCTTCTTCCGCCAGAACCCGCGCGCCCTGCTGGGCCTGCTCTTCGCCGTCGAGGGCCCGCTCTTCCTCCTCTGCCTGCTGCGCCTGTTCGCCATCCACGAGCTCAACCCCGGCGCGGCGGTGGTGATGTGGGGCGTCACGTTCGGCGCGGCCGTGTATGTGGCCGAGGCGTTCGCGGCGCCGGTCCTGGGCAGCCACCGCTGGCGTTGGAGCCTGGCGCTGGGCGCCGCGTCCTTCTCCGCCTTCTTCGCGGCCTACCTGGCGCTCCTCGCGGCCTTCTACGTGCTGCCCGTCGCCTTCCTGCTCATCAAGGAGTTGCTGAGCTTCGAGTGGGCCAGCCCGCTGCTGAGGGCCATTGTCGAGACGAAGGGGGTGGCGCTGGTCTTGGGCACGCTCGGGCTGCTGCTCTTCCTGTACTCCGCCACGCTGTTCGTCCTCACTCCGGCGCTGCTGCCCTGGCTCCACCTGGGCGCGGTGCGCCGGCTCTGGCGGCAGGCGCAGGCGGCGCTGTCCCGGCGCGCCGCGGGGGCAGTCACCCTCGGCGGCGCGGCGCTCGCGGCCCTCGTCTTCTTCGTCGCCAGCCAGCAGCCGCAGCGGCAGGTGCTCTCGCGCCTGGAGGCGCCGCCCCCGACGCGCGAGGCGATGCAGGCCCTCATCGAGGACTCCTCCGAGCTGCGTGAAGGCCTCGTGCGCGCCTACCTCGGCTCGTACCAGTACGCGCTCAACTCGTCCGACGAGCACGTCGCGGAGATGTACCGGGACCGGGACGGCTTTGCCATGGAGCTCGAGACGGCCCGAGTCATCCAGGGCTGGTTCCGCGAGGTGGCCTCGCCCTTCGTGTACAAGGGCGACTTCCAGGAGGACCACCCCCGCGCGGCGACGCACTACGAGCAGCTCTTCGACCAGCCCATCCAGAAGGCCGAGCGCGCTCGCATCCGCCATGCCCTCACCTCCAACCTGAGACGGGACGAGGTGAGCGCGGGCCTGCTCAACATCAACGAGGAGCGGGCGGAGGTGGTCCAGCAGTCCCTCCAGGTGACGGAGCACGGCGACCTGGCCGAGCTGGAGCTGCACGAGGTGTACGAGAACCTCACGACGGACCTCCAGGAGATCTACTTCGCCTTCTCGCTCCCCCCGCAGGCGGCGCTCACGGGGCTGTGGCTGGGCACGTCGGAGGACCGCGAGCAGCGGGACGTGTACCGGGTGGCCCCCCGGGGCGCGGCCCAGCGCGCCTACCAGGCGGAGGTGGCGCGCCGCATCGACCCCGCGCTGCTGGAGCAGGTGGGCCCCCGGCAGTTCCGGCTCCGCGTGTTCCCCATTCCCGCCCGCCCGGCGAAGTCGAGCGGCGAGCCCACGCCCCAGCTCCACCTGTGGATGACGTGGACCACGCTCGCCGACGGCGACCAGTGGCCCGCCCCGGAGCTGCTCGAGCGCCGGAACGTGCGCTGGAGCTCGAAGCTGGTGCGGCGCGTGAATGGCCGGGGCGTGCGCGGCGACACCTGGATTCCCTCCCTCCCGCGTGAGAGCACCGCCGCGCCCGCCGTGCACCTCGCCGCGCTGACGGATGGCACCGTCGTCGAGGCGCGGCCCCGGACGCCCCGGCAGGGCAACGCCGTGGAGGGGAAGACGGTGGCGGTGATTGTCGACCAGAGCCGGAGCATGGCGCGGGTGCGGGAGGCCTTCGACGCGACGCTGAAGGAGCTGCGCGCGCTGGAGGAGCGGGGGGCGAAGGTGCGCGTGTTCCTCGCCAGGCCGGCGAACCGCCCGGACGCGGCGCGCGAGGTGCCGCTCGCGGCGGTGGCGGACGAGGTGCTCTTCTACGGGCGGCAGACGGTGCAGCAGATGCTCCACCAGTGGGCGGCGCGGAAGGACGCCTGGCCTGCGGACCTGGTGCTGCTGCTCACCGACGACGACGCCGAGGCCCGCGACAGCGGGGACCCCGCTCCCCCGCGCCCGACGGCTCCGTTCTGGCTGGTGCACCTGGGGGGCCTGCCGCGCGAGTACGACGACGCCACGCTCGACCTGCTCCAGCTCGCCGGCAACGGCGCCACGCGCACGGTGGAGGACGCGGTGGCCCGCTGGTCCCAGCCGGTGGACATCCTCGCGGTGGGAGGCGCCTACGAGTGGCGCCGCGTCACCACGGCGGATGGCCGCACCCCCGAGCCCGCCTTCGCACCGCTCGCCGCGCGCGCGCTCATCACCGCGCGCCCCCGGGGCGAGGCGCTGAGCGTGGAAGAGCTGGATCAGCTCCATTCCCTGGCGCGCGCACACTCCGTCGTCACGCCGTGGTCGTCGATGATCGTCCTGCTGCGGGACCGCATGGCGGTGCTGGAAGAAGAGGAGCGCTCGGAGGAGCGCTTCCGCCGGAACCACGAGTCCGGGAGCGAGCTGCTCAACCAGCCCTCGGGCGTCATCGCCACCACAGGCGTGCCCGAGCCGGAGGAGTGGGCGCTCATCCTCGCGGGGCTCGCCTTCCTCGCCTTCATGCTGCGGCGGCGCGAGCCGGTCCTCCGGTAGGGCTGGAAGCCCCAGGGGCCGGAAGGCCGCTGTCTCCAGCGGCGTCCGGCCCGGGGCAGGGACTCAGCCCTTGATGTAGCGCTCGAACACGGAGCCGAAGTCCTTCACCCAGTACTTCTGCTGGGCGCCGGAGAGCCAGGCGAAGGCGGCCTGGTTGAGCTCCTTGAAGGACTCCACGATGGGCGTGGAGCCCGCCTGGCCGCGGCCCAGGGTGGAGGACGCGACGTCCAGGCTGGCCTTGGCGTGGCCGAGCGCAATCTCGTTCTCCACCATCATCTCGGAGATGCGGAACAGCGCCTTGTAGAGGTCCTTCACCTGCTCCAGCTGCTTCTTGTGCACGTCGATGGAGAAGTCCCGCGAGCCGAGGCGGAACTTGACCTCCACGTCCATGTCGATGTTGCCGGCGGTCTCCAGCATCACGTTCGACACGGGGTTGGAGCTGTAGCTGTAGCGGCGCAGCATGCGCTTCTTGCTGGCGGCGCTGGTGCCGTCCAGGTGGATGAGCGCCTTGTTGGTGAAGCAGTACTCGTCGGACTTGGACTTGATGAGGAAGTAGATCTTCTCCTGGTCCTCGTGCATCACATAGTCGTCGGCATCCACCTTGTCATAGTCGGCGGGGGCGATGACCGTTCCGATGTCACTGAGGCCAAGGGCATCCGCGGCAAGTTTTCCGAACATGTGAAGACTCCCTGGTTGGGTGCTGCGTGTTGATAGGCTCGTAGCCGAGGCCGCGCAGCATATACCGCCAGGATGAGGACACAGAGACAGATGACGGATACGGACCTTCTGAACGAGGCGGAGCAGCTCGCCGCGCTGGTGGCCGAGCACGCCGCGAAGCACGACCGGGACTCCACCTTCCCGGAGGAGGGGCGCGCCGCCATCGTCCGCTCCCCGCTCAACACGATGCTCCTGGACGGTGCCTCCTGGCAGACCTTCGGGCGGGTCCTCGCCACGCTGTGCCGGGCAGACGCGTCGTTCGGCACCGCCTGGCTGATGCACCAGGGCGCGGGGACGAGCTTCATGGCGCTGGTGAACGCGGCGGAGCGGGCTGCCTTCGACACCGGATTCCGTCAGGGCGCCTGGTTCGGCAACGCCCTGGGCGAGCCCACCAGCGGCAACCTGTTCCTGATGCCGCTCCAGCAGGCCCGGCGGGTGGAGGGCGGCTGGCGCCTGAGCGGGGCCAAGCGCTTCGTCTCCGGAGGCGAGCACGCGAAGTACCTCCTCACCAGCGCCATCTGTGACGGGCGGCCCTGCTTCTTCATCGTCGACAAGGACGCGTCCGTCCGGGTGGAGGAGATCTGGGACCCCATGGGCATGCGGGCCACCCGCAGCCAGTTGCTGCACTTCCAGGACACGCTGCTGCCCGAGTCACGGATGCTGAGGCTGGACCCCTCTCAGCCCAACGCGGTCTCCGCGGGGCTGCCGTGGATCTCCATCGGCATCGCCGAGGCGGCCATGGGCTTCGCCATCCAGTATGCGAAGGAGCGCCGGCTGCCGCCGGAGAACAAGCCGCTCGCCGAGCTGCAGTGGGCCCAGTTCTCCGTGGCGGACATGAGCCTCCGGCTGGAGGCGGCGCGCTCGCTCGCCATGCGCTCCGCCAGCGCCACGGACGCGCGCGCGCCGGACTTCCCCATCCTCCAGATGCAGGCCAAGGTCGTCGCCAACGAGGCCGCCGTGTCCATCGCCAATGCGGCGCTGGAGCTGGCGGGAGGCTCTGGCTACCTGCGCAGCCGCCCCCTCGAGCGCTACGTCCGAGATGCGATGAGCGGCCCGCTGATGGCCTGGTCCGGCGCCGTCACCCGTGACTTCCTGGGCAAGGCGCTGCTGGGGCTCCAGGGGCCTCCGCCGGGCTGACCTCAGCCGACCACGAGGAGGTCGCCGAGGCGCTGCAGCCAGAAGCGCTGCTCGGGATGGCGCCGGAACTGCTCCCTGGCATGGCTCGCCGCCAGGGTCCGCAGCCGGCGGTCGAGGCGCTTGCGGTCCGCGGGCGGGAGCAGGTCGATGAGGGCGACCCAGTTGGCTCGGCACCCGACCTCCTCGCCGACCTCGGCGACGCACTCGAACTGCGCGAGGCTCAGCGTGGGTGGGGCGGCCGCGTCCAGGAGGCTGTCGCAGAAGGACTCGAACGCGATGACGCGCTCGCCGTAGCGCATCAGATGGCGCACGAACTCGAAGTCGTTCGCCCGCGCCTGGAAGTCGTCGCAGAGCTGGTGGAGCCTGGCCGCCCAGCGGGCGCGGCGGGCCTGGAAGACGGTGGGCTCGTCGAGCCGGAACACGCGCTCGGGACCGGAGGCTCGCGGGTGCCACCCCTGGGACAGGGCGTGGAGGACGGCCTCGCGCACCAGCCATGGGGCCACGGGGTCGACAGTCTCCAGCCACGTCACCATCCGCTGACGCGGCGGCTCGACGGCTTCGACCACGATGCCGGGCACCGGGGCGCCACCGTTGGTGACGACCCAGCGATACCGCTCGCCTTCCACGGTCAGCAGCCGCGCGCCCTTCTTCGCCAGCCCCATGTCTGGCTTTCTAGCAGCCGCGGCTGGCGCCCGACGAGCCCCCTGGGGAGCGCGTGTTCAGAAGGCGCGGTTTACCGCATAGCCGCAGATCCTGTGCTCGGCCTTGTAGGTGTTCGGACCGGGGATGCCGTCGATGGGGCCGGTGTAGCCGAAGCTCCGGCCGACCGTCTGGACCCGGGTCCAGTAGATCTTCCCGGGGACGCCGTCCTCCTGCGCGGACGTGCGGGGCCCGCCCCGGCTGTTCAGCTCACGCGCGGTGATGCGCACGCGAATGTTCTCAGTGTTGGGGCCGGTGACGCCGTCGATGGGGCCGGTGTAGCCGAAGTCGCGCCGGCCCACCGTCTGGATGCGCTGGTAATAGATGTTGCCGGGGATGCCGTCGTACTCCGTGGACGTCTTCGGCAGGCCACCGGGAGGAGGAGGCGTGCCGCCGCCGGCGATGCGCCCGCCCGCGTAGTCCATGGACCAGCCGAGGTACCGCGCGCCCGTCCGGGCCGAGTAGCCGGAGACGCTGTTGATGCCGATGGCGTCACCCCACGACTCGGCCAGGTTGCGCGTGGCCATGAACACCGTGGAGCCACCGCCATTGAGGTCCGCGCCCACGTGGCCGTACGCACCGATGTCCCACCAGTGGAAGGCGCCAGTGGGCGCCGAGGCGGCGTTCAGCGAGAGGATGTCCGAGGCGTGGTAGGCCAGGATGGCGGAGTCCCGCGCGGACGAGGCCGGAAGCTGGCCGAAGCGGAACATGAGCGAGCCACACCACTGGTCCCACGTCCCGCCGTCCCGCTTGGGGTTGGCGGCGGCGAAGGCCCGCGCCCTGTCGTAGATGGGCGAGTTCAGCTCCGCGCTGGCCGTGGCGACGGCGTCCGTCTCGGACCCGCCGAGCGTCGCGTCCTCGACGGTACCTCCGCACGAGGCGAGCAGCAGGCCCGCGGACAGCAGGGCGGTGTTCCACGTCATCCGGTTCGAATGCATCGGCTGGCTCCAGGTGTCGTTGCTGAGGGGGGAAACGCAACGAGGTTGTCGGAGCAGACCGTTCCTGAGTTTCTTGGTGATTGAGATTTTCTGGAAGTCCCCGTCTTATTTCGCGGGGTTGGCGAGGCCCTGGAGCTGCCGGTACTGGCGTGGGCTCAGGCCGGTCACCTGCTTGAACTGGCGTGAGAGCGCGCTCTGGTCGCAGAAGCCCACGGCGAGG
The nucleotide sequence above comes from Pyxidicoccus xibeiensis. Encoded proteins:
- a CDS encoding TIGR02921 family PEP-CTERM protein, which encodes MQRWVKFFGHGLFWSWNLLFVLVLLAGFLPLVGPWVVEGFVEDQLPWDFVAFSVLLLAVPPATLVLAFGFFRQNPRALLGLLFAVEGPLFLLCLLRLFAIHELNPGAAVVMWGVTFGAAVYVAEAFAAPVLGSHRWRWSLALGAASFSAFFAAYLALLAAFYVLPVAFLLIKELLSFEWASPLLRAIVETKGVALVLGTLGLLLFLYSATLFVLTPALLPWLHLGAVRRLWRQAQAALSRRAAGAVTLGGAALAALVFFVASQQPQRQVLSRLEAPPPTREAMQALIEDSSELREGLVRAYLGSYQYALNSSDEHVAEMYRDRDGFAMELETARVIQGWFREVASPFVYKGDFQEDHPRAATHYEQLFDQPIQKAERARIRHALTSNLRRDEVSAGLLNINEERAEVVQQSLQVTEHGDLAELELHEVYENLTTDLQEIYFAFSLPPQAALTGLWLGTSEDREQRDVYRVAPRGAAQRAYQAEVARRIDPALLEQVGPRQFRLRVFPIPARPAKSSGEPTPQLHLWMTWTTLADGDQWPAPELLERRNVRWSSKLVRRVNGRGVRGDTWIPSLPRESTAAPAVHLAALTDGTVVEARPRTPRQGNAVEGKTVAVIVDQSRSMARVREAFDATLKELRALEERGAKVRVFLARPANRPDAAREVPLAAVADEVLFYGRQTVQQMLHQWAARKDAWPADLVLLLTDDDAEARDSGDPAPPRPTAPFWLVHLGGLPREYDDATLDLLQLAGNGATRTVEDAVARWSQPVDILAVGGAYEWRRVTTADGRTPEPAFAPLAARALITARPRGEALSVEELDQLHSLARAHSVVTPWSSMIVLLRDRMAVLEEEERSEERFRRNHESGSELLNQPSGVIATTGVPEPEEWALILAGLAFLAFMLRRREPVLR
- a CDS encoding acyl-CoA dehydrogenase family protein → MTDTDLLNEAEQLAALVAEHAAKHDRDSTFPEEGRAAIVRSPLNTMLLDGASWQTFGRVLATLCRADASFGTAWLMHQGAGTSFMALVNAAERAAFDTGFRQGAWFGNALGEPTSGNLFLMPLQQARRVEGGWRLSGAKRFVSGGEHAKYLLTSAICDGRPCFFIVDKDASVRVEEIWDPMGMRATRSQLLHFQDTLLPESRMLRLDPSQPNAVSAGLPWISIGIAEAAMGFAIQYAKERRLPPENKPLAELQWAQFSVADMSLRLEAARSLAMRSASATDARAPDFPILQMQAKVVANEAAVSIANAALELAGGSGYLRSRPLERYVRDAMSGPLMAWSGAVTRDFLGKALLGLQGPPPG
- a CDS encoding hydroxysqualene dehydroxylase, translating into MASVIVIGGGVAGLTVAHELAERDFEVHVYESRATWGGKARSQPVAGTGTGGRRDLPGEHGFRFYPRFYRHVIDQMRRTPVPGEPARNVEQHLRPTTESAVALIDETTWHRFYRRRLDKPYDVLEALELFFQEFDFDKADVSLFGLRFLQFLSSCDERRLGEYERLSWWDYLHGDLYSPQLQRQLRAVPRTMVAMDPHHGSARTIGTVSVQLLLDYATTGVSNDRTMGGPTSQMWLEPWVTHLRGLGVHLHGGVRCAGFDVAGGRISQVRFDDGHARSADQYVLAVPIDAAQALISPELAGLDPALARLRAADVEQLVSWMVGAQFFLYEDVPLVRGHTFYPDSPWALTSISQPQFWHDLGLFRRQFGDGQVGGLLSIDISDWDTPGTFVPKRAKDCTPEEIRTEVWGQLKAALNGTQPEEQILTDELLHSFHLDADLDYGAGLPPANPSRLLVHPPRSWELRPEAASAIPNLCLAGDYVRTHTDLASMEGACEAGRRAVNAILERVGSTAARAGVWPLEEPAWLEPWKRLDATLHRRGRPHVFEVLGLDSAFQAADLLRRFAAFTGLTRIDDWVDQGRLTHMVDGLLERIGVH
- a CDS encoding DUF7873 family protein, which encodes MAKLNQIIAVEKGVKNRSQQELTQAHHDLQKPQLLAGLSRTYQPRDEEGERFPPESTRVQVRTDDVLKKTKEILTRLFDVTATKDLTNCHAKADVRVDGKVLLKGVPATYLLFLEKQLVDLHTFVKKLPTLDPSESWVPDPAQGLWATEPVQTAKTKKVPRNHVKSEATEKHPAQVEVYYEDIVVGYWKTVKFSGALPATRVNDMLERVEKLQQAVKFAREEANAVEAEELKAGEVLLGYLFS
- a CDS encoding PH domain-containing protein, yielding MFGKLAADALGLSDIGTVIAPADYDKVDADDYVMHEDQEKIYFLIKSKSDEYCFTNKALIHLDGTSAASKKRMLRRYSYSSNPVSNVMLETAGNIDMDVEVKFRLGSRDFSIDVHKKQLEQVKDLYKALFRISEMMVENEIALGHAKASLDVASSTLGRGQAGSTPIVESFKELNQAAFAWLSGAQQKYWVKDFGSVFERYIKG
- the xrtO gene encoding exosortase O, encoding MIPGELTTAPDDVRPRAHALAALTANGALVVGLAALFAPTFRWLAGLLTHELRTSTLLFLFVALVLVSRAPRGLHRGFLRAPRVDRLPVVLLVGASALQVLVRRFLDVDLMSTALLLVALYGLAGFYLPGHLWRRAASGVALLVGVLPFGHHLEAYLGFPARLVAARIASGLLGSLGVANSGSESILVMENGLASVDLPCAGMKSLWVGALLTLALVAVQGRRLGWRLAAVLAAQASAMLGANAVRVTALSLVAVAAGRPDLASLIHTPLGLFGFLLVAGAAAWATVRWVPQATMRPAMDEAPVRASLVPPLLLASVLGLLTAVSSRRPLPPPVPAPLRFTLPAAFAAVPATLSAAEMDLFGRHGAAGARKVFFTWAGRRGSLLLVPATSWRAHHPAAQCLAASGVTLHAIDTRKLGEGFAVQHMELGPVPGAAVTWFQQGERTVATLAERILAGPFGDDAPWVMATVVLEGASGAPLVDAATEVRAAVGRAFEGVP